Proteins from a single region of Syngnathus typhle isolate RoL2023-S1 ecotype Sweden linkage group LG10, RoL_Styp_1.0, whole genome shotgun sequence:
- the nbeal2 gene encoding neurobeachin-like protein 2 isoform X2, with product MNNQELGGAMASKEKLYELWMLYYTKKDVAYLQQWLEAFVASFERLIDVHSLEPRRLEECTSEVPLFPREVLVFLSTQLWQSAPHLADSHEHSINAPHPLLLIKFFIIICRNMENMEPEKTPCFVYESIKLLNYCLHQIKNGEGEQPTLQSVVYYGLVLWESVFDPYQTWRRRLAGEEVSLLERNKYKFSPLPLPEELTTLFHEYLQDSETIPELLTLRLVHLQGAIMSGAKKNGLLAVTSHAVEDIFSVLQTWCCRDSNRSKNTSLPRLTLRCLRAMIHLLHFSSPSERQVDIKTILQRFFQLLNWNHPLSSEQQDRQNSEERLISLQSLMLTEVPEILQCSDRPALQAVFLNNNCFEHILRLIQNSKLFQSNRPKSECDLTTSLLTEVKEDQVLERGSDSITVHALGVLTAIMSNSPTAKETFKERIGYSQLFDVLKSQGRPTKRLLQELMNMAVEGEYAHAHHLGISNDQPLLLLLHWLPELHGHRELQLLVAQWLATVCGGSLACRTVAVEAGMVGAILEVLSQPQHLDRQCTDAMLGLLQDLGSLCLKPEELRNLLKLLKLDQEKGTHPFCTRIIQVLSAMAAREGRDSALQYFDLTPPMAGIMVPTVQRWSGSSFAFHAWLRLNMDFPHSPKFDDDKPAASLVTESQHDMGKGPRRKQLYSFFTASGTGLEAFFTMEGVLVVAVCTKKDYMAVALPELPLADSRWHSVAIVHVQGRRPFGQNLVNIFIDGELSKTSQIRFPSLSEPFTSCCIGSAGNRTTTTTTSPNLPITLSSAQSPEFSFPANAPSLIRSQSFPANFAGARWGSLNDCTVQTIPAGLQDTEWGTPSSLDGLLGTAFICHEPLQQSQTRALYAAGPNHVPLFKADGELSDLNGKLVLYYTPQAFKSQICLDLAPNHQHDGRLTGHRVINWDIKDAINVVGGMGVLLPLLEQVCEEEQVSNGAQEISELPGPESTSSRSPAAMLLPLKSSEARLERNSIAAFLLMMKNMIRRHPVNQEGLLQCHGPSIIGAMLSKVPGSMMEMNVLVACRLLLDQVLNEGNGPLLQQLYQHLLFDFRIWTRSHFAVCHDHVQYISSVIHKGKQRLKRKYGVQYILDTIRTYYSTEKDDGCLYDEKQMIQTSLFALLKDFLRSPTAEELHSVLAYILTAGDEQQVIKALDVLYELLRSSPPREHVQAVLLEWGVEQLYSLLLNPSFGDRAREMVFRVLYKILKSERVSERNKQRLKLKDFGYLGLVFFLEDIPVTMTTVRCLYEQVLATDPSPNFRDLLAVVCLSHRADLAVRLDICRKLFHLIYLSEDYVKHLAKQPGWQDVLTKLYVKESFESFGANISNSTEQKFRPPLNRDQSLLIEDARSGIFLNYGTSQEEDEEEEEDGVHRDISEEYLSLSPPGGLSGQLKTFKSFDSTDQESHSSSLSNSLAVDIASSRLDEEGRDYQPFSPYGTSPPFDLELGSMGEVTPAGSLTNTPSPLEYSKPFPPLRPRKSSSLSNVLDHASYGTDPPTADSISNTSNLQTPEEELCNLLTNIIFSVLWSGSGADGPEDVVWRERGQVFSVLTKLGSSCQLVRPPDDIKRSLLEMMLESSLSDLRDAQGVFLSFCPNLVRLLRLLQDFLFSEGTDNHTLWSEKIFEGVVHLLDKLQAWHCTPGSPGSTELKEMSQIGLRIITGYIRQQQSQVCVMAFVKLHSLLQTVLCLSWEEVCFLLGRIGAPLWPDQEATDINNTEHAEMFTQVVPVVRALLDQHADPVTVQQLLPSLPITNGSTTFAQDLKAYCHTLEWQTFYQQQVQPTMEQYELDTFGRSHDIMSNFWNSCFDDLMSTAFKRDKDRSESKVKFQELIVDPYLKRVRSENGRYVSWQKQSSNQQGVVWQHWKALRRLLTSERAVWAKKNQPEVKWILSSAETYSKMRLKLVPNHLYDPHTEASAQRDNMGADSPRSEPLPLAVAKEAKVSDMEDDQLGEEDLVILDNNVEVENESQKEKLVLSEDCELITIVAKVPGRLEVTTHHLYFYDASIEKEETEEGIGFDFKRPLSQLREVHLRRYNLRRSALELFFIDQAHYFINFKKKLRNKVYLRILGLRPPNLFYFGSRSPQELLKASGLTQKWVCREISNFEYLMQLNTIAGRTYNDLSQYPVFPWILCDYTSPILDLEDPSIFRDLSKPVGVVNPRHAQAVKERYESFEDPTGTVNKFHYGTHYSNAAGVMHYMIRMEPFTTLHIQLQSGRFDCADRQFHSVPAAWQARSPADVKELIPEFFYFPEILQNMNGFDLGSLQISQEPVEDVMLPRWAASREDFIRKHREALESEHVSCHLHEWIDLIFGFKQRGEEAVKALNVYYYCTYEGAVDLDAIADETERKALEGIISEFGQTPCQLLKEPHPPRMSAANVSRRQSRLDTLPVNIFDHLNKLRSFVEVVSDGIPLVQAVVPKNQNRSSIIHGSNILVTVSSSGLIGTHSWLPYDKNIANYFTFAKDPTVTNPKTQRFLGGPFSPGVELSAQILVVSNDGRLLFSGGHWDCSLRVTQLGKGKLVGRICRHIDVVTCLALDLCGIYLISGSRDTSCMVWQVLQQGGLSSTLSPRPVQVLCGHDQEVTCVAISTELDMAVSGSKDGTVIVHTIRRGHYLRTLRPPGEPSYISKLQVGMEGHVVVQTSRGEPANTTKGSDSVHVYSINGCLLSSIKMEEQVCALHLVSEYIVLGTMQGGLHILQLCSLKAAVPPLALKVPVRSVFVTKESSHILVGLEDGKLIVVGAGKPEEVRPGQFSRRLWGSTRRISLVSAGETEYNPATESVGK from the exons ATGAACAACCAGGAGCTTGGAGGAGCAATGGCATCGAAGGAGAAGTTGTACGAGCTATGGATGTTGTACTACACTAAG AAAGATGTGGCCTATCTGCAGCAGTGGCTGGAggcatttgtggcgtcctttGAAAGGCTCATTGACGTACACTCGCTCGAGCCTCGGAG gcTTGAGGAGTGCACCTCTGAGGTGCCCCTGTTTCCCAGGGAGGTCCTGGTGTTCCTCAGCACACAGCTTTGGCAAAGTGCGCCGCACCTCGCAGACAGCCATGAGCACAGCATCAACGCCCCCCACCCTCTCCTTCTCATCAAGTTTTTCATCATCATCTGCAG AAACATGGAGAACATGGAGCCAGAGAAGACTCCCTGTTTTGTTTATGAATCCATAAAGCTTTTGAATTATTGTCTACACCAG ATAAAAAATGGAGAAGGTGAGCAGCCAACACTGCAGTCGGTCGTGTATTACGGACTCGTGCTGTGGGAGAGCGTCTTCGACCCTTATCAGACGTGGAGGAGACGACTGGCGGG GGAGGAGGTGAGCCTGCTGGAAAGGAACAAGTACAAATTCTCTCCATTGCCTCTGCCAGAAGAGCTGACAACTCTCTTCCACG AATATCTGCAGGACAGTGAGACAATACCAGAGCTTCTCACACTCAGGCTGGTTCATCTCCAGGGAGCCATCATGAGTGGAGCCAAG AAGAATGGTCTCCTCGCTGTCACCTCTCATGCCGTGGAAGACATCTTCTCCGTTCTGCAAACTTGGTGTTGTCGGGATTCCAATCGCTCGAAGAACACATCGCTCCCTCGGCTGACCTTGCGGTGCCTGAGGGCGATGATCCACCTGCTGCATTTTAGCAGCCCGTCGGAGCGGCAAGTGGACATCAAGACCATACTCCAGAGGTTCTTCCAGCTCCTCAACTGGAACCATCCGCTGAGCAGTGAACAGCAAGACAGGCAGAACTCCGAGGAACGCCTGATCTCGCTCCAGAGTCTGATGCTGA CCGAAGTACCTGAGATCCTGCAGTGTTCGGACCGGCCCGCCCTCCAGGCCGTCTTCCTGAACAACAACTGCTTCGAGCACATCCTCAGGCTCATACAGAACAGCAAG CTCTTTCAGAGCAACAGGCCGAAGAGTGAGTGTGACCTCACCACAAGTTTACTCACAGAGGTCAAAGAGGACCAG GTGCTGGAGCGAGGCTCAGACAGCATCACGGTGCATGCTCTTGGAGTCCTGACAGCCATCATGAGTAACTCCCCCACTGCCAAG GAGACTTTCAAGGAGAGGATCGGCTACTCCCAGCTCTTCGACGTGCTCAAGAGTCAAGGTCGGCCTACCAAAAGGCTGCTGCAGGAGCTGATGAACATG GCAGTTGAGGGCGAGTATGCCCACGCACATCACTTGGGCATTAGTAACGACCAGCCTCTACTGTTGCTTCTACATTGGCTTCCCGAGCTGCACGGCCACAGGGAGCTCCAACTTCTGGTGGCGCAGTGGCTAGCCACCGTTTGCGGCGGCTCGCTAGCTTGCCGCACGGTGGCCGTGGAAGCCGGCATGGTGGGAGCCATCTTGGAGGTGCTCTCGCAGCCGCAGCATTTGGACAGGCAGTGTACGGATGCCATGCTGGGCCTCCTGCAGGACTTGGGTTCACTTTGCTTGAAACCCGAGGAGCTGAGAAACCTCCTGAAATTGTTAAAGTTGGACCAGGAGAAGGGAACGCATCCCTTCTGCACTCGCATCATCCAAGTGCTGTCAGCGATGGCGGCGCGAGAAGGTCGTGACAGCGCCTTGCAGTACTTTGATCTCACACCCCCTATGGCGGGTATCATGGTGCCCACGGTCCAACGATGGTCAGGCAGCAGCTTTGCATTTCATGCTTGGCTCCGCCTCAATATGGACTTCCCCCATTCCCCTAAGTTTGACGACGACAAACCCGCCGCTAGCTTAGTCACGGAAAGTCAACATGACATGGGAAAAGGACCTCGCAGAAAGCAGCTTTACAG TTTCTTCACAGCTAGCGGAACTGGACTGGAAGCCTTTTTCACAATGGAGGGCGTGTTGGTGGTGGCTGTTTGCACGAAGAAGGATTACATGGCTGTCGCATTGCCGGAACTCCCACTCGCTGACTCACGCTGG CATTCAGTCGCCATCGTGCACGTTCAAGGCCGTCGTCCTTTTGGTCAGAACCTGGTCAACATCTTCATTGATGGAGAGTTGTCCAAAACATCTCAAATTCGCTTTCCATCCTTGAGTGAg CCTTTCACTTCCTGCTGCATCGGCTCCGCCGGCAAccggaccaccaccaccacaacctCACCCAATCTCCCTATAACCTTGTCCTCCGCCCAGTCTCCGGAATTCTCCTTCCCCGCCAACGCCCCCTCCTTAATCCGCTCGCAATCCTTTCCAGCCAACTTCGCAGGGGCCCGCTGGGGCTCTCTAAACGACTGCACGGTTCAAACCATCCCGGCGGGGTTGCAAGACACAGAATGGGGAACCCCATCTTCTCTGGATGGACTCCTGGGCACGGCCTTCATTTGCCACGAACCTCTGCAGCAGAGCCAAACAAGAGCGCTGTACGCTGCAG GTCCAAATCATGTGCCCTTATTCAAAGCGGATGGAGAGTTATCTGATCTTAATGGCAAGCTGGTGCTCTACTACACTCCTCAG GCATTTAAAAGCCAAATATGTTTGGATTTGGCTCCTAATCATCAACATGATGGCCGGCTAACGGGACACCGAGTCATCAACTGGGACATTAAG GATGCCATCAATGTGGTTGGCGGAATGGGCGTCTTGCTGCCTCTCCTTGAGCAAGTTTGTGAGGAAGAGCAGGTGTCCAACGGCGCTCAAGAGATCTCAGAGCTACCCGGGCCAGAATCGACATCATCGAGAAGTCCGGCCGCCATGCTGCTGCCGCTCAAGTCTTCAg agGCGAGACTTGAGAGGAACAGCATCGCGGCGTTTTTGCTGATGATGAAGAACATGATCCGTCGTCATCCTGTCAATCAGGAAGGCCTGCTGCAGTGCCACGGGCCAAGCATCATCGGAGCCATGCTAAGCAAA GTTCCCGGCTCTATGATGGAAATGAATGTTTTGGTCGCATGTCGGCTGCTCCTGGATCAGGTTCTCAACGAGGGGAACGGTCCACTTCTGCAACAGTTGTACcagcacctgctctttgatttcCGCATTTGGACCAGGAGCCATTTTGCTGTCTGCCACG ATCACGTCCAGTACATCTCATCTGTAATACACAAAGGGAAACAGCGCTTGAAGAGAAAATACGGCGTTCAATACATTCTGGATACCATTCGCACTTACTACAG CACGGAGAAAGATGACGGCTGTCTCTATGACGAGAAGCAGATGATACAGACGTCTCTGTTTGCCTTGCTCAAAGACTTCCTCAGGTCTCCGACGGCTGAGGAGCTCCACAGTGTCCTGGCTTATATTCTGACTGCGGGAGATGAGCAGcag gTGATAAAGGCCCTGGATGTGTTGTATGAGCTTTTGCGGAGCAGCCCTCCTCGTGAACACGTCCAAGCTGTTCTGTTGGAGTGGGGAGTGGAACAACTTTATAGTCTTCTTCTCAACCCGAGCTTTGGGGACCGGGCCAGGGAGATGGTCTTCAGG GTTTTATACAAAATCCTGAAGAGCGAGCGTGTGTCGGAGCGCAACAAGCAGCGGCTGAAACTTAAGGACTTCGGCTATCTCGGCTTGGTGTTTTTCCTCGAAGACATTCCCGTGACCATGACGACTGTGAGATGTCTGTACGAGCAGGTCCTTGCGACAG ACCCAAGTCCTAACTTCAGAGACCTCCTAGCTGTGGTGTGTCTCTCCCACCGAGCAGACCTGGCAGTCCGCCTGGACATTTGTCGCAAG CTCTTCCATCTCATCTACCTCAGCGAGGATTACGTGAAGCATCTCGCCAAGCAGCCCGGTTGGCAGGATGTTCTCACCAAGCTTTACGTGAAGGAGTCCTTCGAATCCTTCGGCGCCAACATCTCGAACTCCACCGAGCAAAAGTTCCGCCCCCCTTTGAATAGAGACCAGAGTCTTCTCATAGAGGACGCACGTAGCGGCATCTTCCTGAACTACGGCACCTcccaggaggaggacgaggaggaagaggaggacggcGTCCATCGAGATATCTCCGAGGAATATTTATCTCTATCGCCGCCCGGTGGATTGAGCGGCCAGCTGAAGACTTTCAAGTCATTCGATTCCACAGACCAAGAGAGTCACTCGTCCTCGCTCTCCAATTCCTTGGCGGTGGATATCGCTTCATCTCGCCTGGATGAAGAAGGGAGAGATTACCAGCCTTTCTCCCCGTATGGAACGTCTCCGCCGTTTGATTTGGAACTTGGTAGCATGGGAGAGGTCACCCCAGCTGGTAGTCTCACCAACACGCCTTCCCCTCTGGAGTACAGCAAACCCTTTCCACCGTTGAGACCTAGGAAAAGCTCCAGTCTGTCCAACGTTCTGGACCACGCCAGCTACGGGACTGACCCTCCCACCGCTGACAGCATCTCCAACACGTCCAACCTGCAG ACGCCAGAAGAGGAGCTCTGCAACTTGCTCACCAATATTATCTTCTCCGTGCTTTGGAGCGGCAGCGGGGCGGACGGGCCTGAGGATGTGGTTTGGAGAGAGAGGGGCCAGGTGTTTTCGGTTCTCACCAAACTGGGTTCCTCATGCCAATTGGTGCGCCCGCCCGATGACATCAAACGCAG TCTTCTGGAGATGATGCTGGAATCATCTTTGTCTGACCTGAGGGATGCCCAGGGAGTGTTCCTTTCTTTCTGTCCCAACCTGGTGAGGCTCCTCAGATTGCTGCAGGACTTCCTGTTTTCCGAGGGGACCGACAATCATACACTCTGGAGTGAGAAG ATCTTTGAGGGGGTGGTGCACCTACTGGACAAGTTGCAGGCTTGGCACTGCACCCCCGGCAGCCCCGGCAGCACGGAACTGAAGGAGATGTCCCAAATCGGCTTACGCATCATCACCGGCTATATCCGACAGCAGCAGTCACAG GTGTGCGTGATGGCCTTCGTGAAGCTGCACAGCCTGCTGCAGACTGTCTTGTGTCTCAGCTGGGAGGAGGTCTGCTTCCTGCTGGGCCGCAtcggcgcccccttgtggccagACCAAGAGGCGACGGACATCAACAACACTGAGCATGCGGAGATGTTCACCCAGGTGGTCCCGGTGGTGCGAGCCCTCCTGGACCAACACGCTGACCCAGTTACGGTCCAACAGCTGCTCCCGAGTCTGCCCATCACCAACGGCAGCACCACGTTTGCCCAGGACCTCAAGGCTTACTGCCACACGCTGGAGTGGCAGACTTTTTACCAGCAGCAG GTTCAGCCCACAATGGAGCAGTACGAGCTGGACACTTTTGGGCGGAGTCATGACATCATGTCCAATTTCTGGAATTCCTGTTTCGATGACCTCATGAGCACGGCCTTCAAACGAGACAAAGACAGATCGGAGAGCAAAGTCAAGTTCCAG GAATTGATCGTCGACCCCTACCTGAAGCGGGTTCGAAGTGAGAACGGACGCTACGTCAGCTGGCAAAAGCAAAGCTCCAACCAGCAGGGGGTGGTGTGGCAACACTGGAAGGCTCTGCGAAGGCTCCTCACCAGCGAGAGAGCAGTGTGGGCCAAGAA AAATCAGCCCGAGGTCAAGTGGATACTATCCAGCGCGGAGACGTATTCCAAAATGCGCCTCAAACTTGTTCCTAACCACCTTTATGATCCCCACACTGAGGCCAGCGCCCAGAGGGACAACATGG GAGCGGACAGCCCACGTTCCGAGCCTCTCCCATTGGCCGTGGCCAAAGAAGCCAAAGTGAGCGATATGGAGGACGACCAGTTAGGAGAAGAGGATCTTGTTATTTTGGATAACAA CGTGGAGGTCGAAAATGAGAGCCAAAAGGAAAAGCTGGTTTTATCCGAAGACTGTGAACTCATCACCATCGTCGCCAAGGTTCCCGGCCGATTAGAAGTGACCACGCACCACCTTTACTTCTACGACGCCAGCATTGAGAAAGAAGAAACTGAGGAAG GAATTGGGTTCGACTTCAAGCGACCTCTGTCTCAGCTTCGCGAGGTCCATTTGAGACGCTATAACCTCCGTCGTTCCGCACTGGAGCTCTTCTTCATTGACCAGGCTCACTACTTCATCAACTTCAAGAAGAAG TTGCGCAATAAAGTGTATTTAAGGATTCTGGGACTGCGCCCTCCTAACCTTTTCTACTTTGGATCCCGATCACCCCAAGAGTTGCTCAAAGCATCGGGCCTGACGCAG AAATGGGTCTGCAGGGAAATCTCCAATTTTGAATATTTAATGCAACTCAACACCATCGCCGGGCGCACTTACAATGACCTTTCGCAATATCCTGTG TTCCCCTGGATCCTCTGCGACTACACCTCTCCCATTCTCGATCTGGAAGACCCGTCCATTTTCCGAGACTTGTCCAAACCCGTCGGCGTGGTCAACCCTCGCCATGCACAGGCGGTTAAAGAGAG GTACGAAAGCTTTGAGGACCCGACGGGCACGGTCAATAAATTCCACTACGGCACCCACTACTCCAACGCGGCAGGCGTCATGCACTACATGATCCGCATGGAGCCGTTCACCACGCTGCACATCCAGCTGCAGAGCGGCAG GTTCGATTGCGCAGATCGGCAGTTCCACTCGGTGCCGGCAGCCTGGCAAGCTCGCAGCCCGGCTGATGTCAAGGAGCTCATCCCGGAGTTCTTCTACTTCCCGGAAATCCTGCAGAACATGAATG GCTTCGATCTGGGATCCTTGCAGATATCTCAGGAGCCAGTGGAGGACGTTATGTTGCCTCGCTGGGCCGCTTCGAGGGAAGACTTTATCAGAAAGCACCGGGAAGCTCTG GAAAGTGAGCACGTATCGTGTCATCTGCATGAATGGATCGACCTGATCTTCGGCTTCAAGCAGAGAGGCGAAGAGGCAGTGAAAGCCCTCAATGTTTACTACTACTGCACCTATGAAG gtGCTGTAGATTTGGATGCCATTGCCGATGAGACGGAACGCAAAGCACTAGAAGGCATCATTAGCGAATTTGGACAAACACCCTGCCAACTGCTCAAG GAACCTCACCCACCGCGAATGTCAGCCGCAAATGTTTCAAGGCGGCAGTCTCGCCTGGACACTCTGCCAGTTAACATCTTTGATCACCTCAATAAGCTCCGCTCATTTGTGGAG GTGGTGAGCGATGGCATCCCCCTGGTCCAGGCGGTCGTACCAAAGAACCAGAATCGGTCCTCCATCATCCATGGCTCCAATATACTG GTGACAGTGAGTTCGAGTGGCTTGATAGGAACCCACAGCTGGCTGCCTTATGACAAGAACATCGCCAACTACTTCACCTTCGCCAAGGATCCGACAGTTACTAATCCCAA GACACAACGTTTTCTCGGCGGACCTTTCTCACCCGGAGTGGAGCTCAGCGCTCAGATTCTGGTGGTGTCCAACGATGGACGGCTGCTGTTTAGTGGAGGACACTGGGACTGCAGTTTGCGGGTCACCCAGCTGGGCAAAGGCAAGCTGGTGGGCAGGATCTGCCGGCACATCG atGTTGTTACCTGCCTGGCTCTGGATCTGTGTGGCATCTACCTCATCTCTGGCTCGAGGGACACGTCCTGTATGGTGTGGCAGGTTCTACAGCag GGCGGCCTCTCCAGCACGCTGTCTCCTCGGCCCGTTCAGGTGCTGTGTGGACATGACCAGGAGGTCACGTGTGTGGCCATCAGCACAGAACTGGACATGGCTGTCTCAGGGTCAAAG GACGGGACGGTGATCGTGCACACGATCAGACGAGGCCACTACCTGAGGACCTTGAGGCCTCCGGGTGAGCCCTCCTACATCTCCAAGCTGCAGGTGGGCATGGAGGGCCACGTGGTGGTGCAGACCTCCAGGGGTGAGCCAGCCAATACTACAAAG GGCTCGGACTCCGTGCATGTTTACTCGATCAATGGCTGcctgttgtcttccatcaaAATGGAGGAGCAAGTGTGCGCTCTCCACTTGGTGTCTGAATACATCGTCCTGGGCACCATGCAGGGCGGACTCCACATCCTCCAGCTGTGCAG cctgAAAGCCGCTGTGCCGCCCTTGGCCTTGAAAGTCCCAGTGAGGAGCGTGTTTGTTACCAAAGAGAGCAGCCACATCCTGGTGGGCCTCGAAGACGGGAAGTTGATAGTAGTGGGGGCGGGAAAGCCGGAGGAG GTTCGTCCAGGACAATTTTCCCGCCGATTGTGGGGATCAACTCGCCGCATCTCTCTGGTGTCGGCGGGCGAGACGGAATACAACCCGGCCACCGAGAGCGTGGGCAAATGA